In one window of Sulfolobales archaeon DNA:
- a CDS encoding methionine adenosyltransferase, translating into MDPRNVVVEEIEVQPVENHVVELVERKGLGHPDYIADAASEISSIALSRYYKERYGVILHHNLDKTLVVGGQANPRFGGGEVIQPIYILVSGRATALVYRQGSSEPERIPIGTIVVSAVKDWIRRNFRFLDPDKHVIVDYKIGQGSRDLKGLFEEGLNKIPLANDTSFGVGYAPMSRLERTVLMIERYLNSRDFKSRYPEVGEDVKVMGLRIGEKAKITIACSMISHLVPDLSHYLSVKEEVRERVLDYVVKNVDFSDIEIYINTADIPERGIVYLTVTGTSAEHGDDGMTGRGNRANGLITPMRFMSLEATAGKNPVSHVGKIYNVLAFLIADRIHREVKGLKEVYVELLSQIGRPIDQPLAANVKVIPEKKGYITIDMKREIESIVDQELSTITKLTELFIQEKLPLF; encoded by the coding sequence ATGGATCCAAGGAATGTAGTCGTTGAAGAGATAGAGGTTCAACCTGTCGAAAATCATGTTGTTGAGCTTGTCGAGAGAAAAGGCTTAGGCCATCCAGATTATATAGCTGATGCAGCCTCAGAGATATCTAGTATAGCGCTTTCTAGATATTATAAGGAGAGATATGGAGTGATACTTCATCATAATCTTGATAAGACCCTCGTAGTCGGAGGTCAGGCTAATCCTAGATTTGGTGGTGGAGAAGTTATACAGCCCATATATATTCTAGTCTCGGGAAGAGCAACAGCACTGGTGTATAGGCAGGGTTCTTCAGAGCCTGAGAGAATTCCTATTGGTACGATAGTGGTTAGCGCTGTAAAAGATTGGATTAGAAGAAACTTCAGATTTTTAGATCCTGATAAGCATGTGATCGTAGATTATAAAATAGGCCAGGGGAGCAGAGATCTCAAAGGCTTATTCGAAGAGGGTTTGAATAAGATTCCTCTGGCTAATGATACAAGTTTTGGAGTAGGCTATGCTCCTATGAGCAGGCTTGAGAGAACTGTTCTAATGATCGAGAGATATCTAAACTCAAGAGATTTCAAAAGTAGATATCCTGAGGTGGGTGAGGATGTGAAGGTTATGGGGTTAAGAATCGGTGAGAAAGCTAAGATCACGATAGCCTGTTCAATGATCTCACATCTAGTACCTGATCTCAGTCACTATCTCTCAGTTAAAGAAGAGGTTAGAGAGAGAGTTCTAGATTATGTGGTTAAGAATGTAGATTTCAGCGATATAGAGATCTATATTAATACGGCAGATATTCCTGAGAGAGGTATTGTGTATCTTACAGTCACAGGAACATCTGCAGAGCATGGAGATGATGGGATGACTGGTAGAGGTAATAGAGCTAATGGTCTTATAACTCCTATGAGATTTATGAGTCTAGAAGCTACAGCAGGTAAGAATCCTGTATCTCATGTAGGTAAGATCTATAATGTTCTGGCTTTCCTAATCGCTGATAGGATACATAGAGAGGTTAAAGGGCTTAAAGAGGTTTATGTAGAACTTCTAAGTCAGATTGGCAGACCCATAGATCAGCCTCTCGCAGCCAATGTTAAGGTTATACCAGAGAAGAAAGGTTATATAACTATAGATATGAAAAGAGAAATAGAAAGTATAGTGGATCAAGAGCTCTCTACAATAACTAAGCTAACAGAGCTATTTATACAAGAGAAGCTACCTCTATTCTAG
- a CDS encoding multiprotein bridging factor aMBF1: MGSSKKAVYCEICGREISEHAVFKIYVEGSEFTVCPECYSKHIMGRSRNSQQRASTSSLQSSNISNIRRTTTSTPRRTSTSSKIIEKYEIDPMFPEIIRRAREKKGLTTKDLALKLRESENVIKRIESGRLTPTIELARRIEDILGVKILVPRVEEKEIPESTKKDLREDLTLGDLATVKKK, from the coding sequence TTGGGTTCTTCAAAGAAGGCTGTCTATTGTGAGATCTGCGGGAGAGAGATATCAGAACACGCAGTATTTAAGATATATGTTGAAGGTTCTGAATTTACAGTATGCCCAGAATGCTATTCTAAGCATATTATGGGTAGATCTAGAAATTCTCAGCAGAGGGCTAGCACCAGTAGTCTTCAGTCTAGTAATATTAGTAATATTAGAAGGACTACAACTTCTACTCCTCGAAGGACCTCTACTTCTTCTAAGATTATCGAAAAATATGAGATAGATCCTATGTTTCCTGAGATCATAAGAAGAGCTAGAGAAAAGAAAGGTCTTACCACTAAGGATCTAGCATTGAAACTTAGAGAGAGCGAGAATGTTATAAAGAGAATCGAAAGCGGACGGCTCACACCCACAATAGAACTTGCGAGAAGAATCGAAGATATCTTAGGAGTTAAGATACTGGTACCCCGTGTAGAAGAGAAAGAAATTCCTGAAAGCACTAAAAAGGATCTTAGGGAAGATCTAACATTAGGAGATCTTGCAACAGTGAAAAAGAAGTAA
- a CDS encoding tRNA methyltransferase: protein MTTHVALVSRAFGASGFILAGESDPNIKRSIEKILSRWGGSYYFVYEEWRDYVRETRIWRSKAGRRCIVHLTMYGLPVDSVINRIRDECEEVLIIVGAEKVPREVYELADYNVSIGSQPHSEVSALALFLDRLYRGAELYLEFRDAKIRILPSERDKKVIVFPNPRREVSNH, encoded by the coding sequence ATTACAACACATGTAGCTCTTGTGTCCAGAGCTTTTGGTGCTTCAGGCTTTATTCTAGCAGGAGAATCAGATCCTAATATAAAAAGAAGTATTGAGAAAATACTTTCCAGATGGGGAGGTTCTTACTATTTCGTGTATGAAGAATGGAGAGACTATGTCAGAGAAACGAGAATTTGGAGAAGTAAAGCAGGTAGGAGGTGCATAGTTCATCTAACCATGTACGGGCTTCCTGTAGATTCTGTGATTAACAGGATCAGAGATGAATGTGAGGAAGTTCTGATCATAGTAGGTGCTGAAAAGGTTCCTAGAGAGGTATACGAGCTCGCCGATTATAATGTATCAATAGGTTCTCAACCTCACTCGGAAGTTTCAGCACTTGCATTATTTCTAGACAGACTATATAGAGGAGCTGAACTATATTTAGAGTTTAGAGATGCGAAGATAAGAATCCTGCCTAGTGAGAGAGATAAGAAGGTTATAGTCTTTCCAAATCCTCGGAGAGAAGTCTCTAATCATTAG
- a CDS encoding transcription factor has product MNSVSSKILEFIGETYGENAKKVFSKLYELAKEITDHELAELVKIHEAEVRKILYQLSEERLVSVRRVRDRETNYYIYYWKINVRELPRVLLNRKKAVIEILRKRLDYEEKRNFYCPRCGREFSSEEALEYEYTCPSCSEILLSRDKSDQLKRLRGLIENLEREVKEEEKKILSSSS; this is encoded by the coding sequence ATGAATAGCGTTTCATCTAAGATCTTAGAATTCATCGGAGAAACCTACGGAGAAAATGCTAAGAAAGTTTTCAGCAAGTTATACGAGCTAGCCAAAGAGATAACAGACCATGAGCTAGCCGAGCTTGTTAAGATTCATGAAGCTGAGGTTAGAAAAATACTCTATCAATTATCTGAAGAAAGACTTGTATCCGTAAGAAGGGTTAGAGATAGAGAGACAAATTACTACATATACTACTGGAAGATTAACGTACGAGAACTTCCTAGAGTTCTTTTAAATAGAAAGAAAGCAGTTATTGAAATTCTGAGAAAAAGATTAGATTATGAAGAGAAAAGAAACTTCTACTGCCCACGTTGCGGTCGTGAGTTTTCATCGGAGGAGGCTTTAGAATATGAGTATACATGTCCTAGCTGTTCTGAGATTCTTCTAAGTAGAGATAAGAGCGATCAATTAAAACGATTGAGAGGACTTATAGAGAATCTAGAGAGAGAGGTGAAGGAGGAGGAGAAAAAAATCCTCTCTAGTAGTAGCTGA
- a CDS encoding AbrB/MazE/SpoVT family DNA-binding domain-containing protein, with the protein MSSGNNVNIETRRVQRFGKSTLMVSLPAEWVKVVNLRPGDTVTIVVEDDNTLRVFPTFAKPGRRERRLLLRTSRTSNAELIYKILSSAYTLGYDRIQVEVVDGFLDEEQLKILRRSVKELIGAEIVEHMPSRVIIQIFVDPAKYSINGILTRMSSILRSIINYMYLMLVEDKTHYLTEIEELGAELNRINLLAVRQTFVGQIDRIYANTLNIKSYMLPRYRSITRSLTLIGESIVNSSKILANLPASDKKVLRSLSDEMKEFVDLFITGVERALSVVLEPNIARAFNADLLSRELQSYVSRFIEKHNDILKNCDNYIQILEFFDNFRRSATDIEVISDVSFDLTLEKQEGLIDLSMGEAVRIV; encoded by the coding sequence ATGAGTAGTGGTAATAATGTGAATATAGAAACCAGAAGAGTTCAAAGATTTGGAAAATCTACTCTAATGGTGTCACTACCAGCTGAATGGGTTAAGGTAGTGAATCTAAGACCTGGAGATACTGTTACAATAGTCGTAGAAGATGATAATACACTTAGAGTATTCCCTACATTTGCTAAGCCTGGGAGGAGAGAGAGAAGACTTCTTCTCAGAACTTCGAGAACTAGTAATGCAGAACTCATATACAAGATCCTCTCATCAGCATATACATTAGGATATGACAGGATTCAAGTTGAGGTTGTAGATGGATTTCTAGATGAGGAGCAGTTAAAGATCCTGAGAAGAAGCGTCAAAGAGCTTATAGGTGCTGAGATCGTTGAGCACATGCCTTCAAGAGTTATTATACAGATCTTTGTAGACCCGGCTAAGTACTCTATTAATGGTATACTGACTAGAATGAGTAGCATTTTAAGGTCTATTATAAACTACATGTATCTGATGCTTGTTGAAGATAAAACGCATTATCTAACAGAGATCGAGGAACTAGGTGCAGAGCTTAATAGAATAAACCTGCTCGCCGTTAGACAAACATTCGTAGGTCAGATAGATAGAATATACGCAAATACTCTCAATATAAAGTCGTATATGCTCCCAAGATACAGAAGTATAACTAGATCTCTTACACTCATTGGAGAAAGCATTGTAAATAGCTCAAAAATTTTAGCCAACCTACCAGCTAGCGACAAGAAAGTTCTAAGAAGCCTCAGTGATGAGATGAAAGAATTTGTAGACCTATTTATAACAGGCGTTGAAAGAGCACTTTCAGTAGTTCTCGAACCGAATATTGCAAGAGCTTTTAATGCAGATCTTCTCTCAAGAGAACTACAGTCTTATGTATCAAGGTTTATAGAGAAACATAATGATATACTAAAGAATTGTGATAATTATATCCAGATACTAGAGTTCTTCGACAACTTCAGAAGAAGCGCTACCGATATTGAAGTTATAAGTGATGTAAGTTTTGATCTGACTCTAGAGAAACAAGAAGGGTTAATAGATCTCTCCATGGGTGAGGCTGTCAGAATAGTATAA
- a CDS encoding RsmB/NOP family class I SAM-dependent RNA methyltransferase produces the protein MSHHDTIASFLARILYDVERYSISLEKAFVRSCRELECPRNAEERERLYQLAKDFIKNIIRIRCIYGSKVSRKEIARLYLRGGWKEKQDLESWCLHSLPKWFYEKIRNLVGSEEAEKIFTSMNERIFWIRLNTLKAPEEKIIRSLEEDGVEIVRDKDLWYLYRIVKSRKPLRSVRAVKEFLAIPQDKASCLVVEALKPEKNDRILDMSAAPGIKTSLIAMLTDDQALIQAQDISRKRVHIMKDLMRRFGVKRSVDIILSDSRYTPSREKIFDKILLDAPCTSSGALWKDPGIRLSLLREDKIRYYSSIQKDLLREALKLGREIVYATCSILPEEGELVVSEIIDRSGDSIQLEKPLKNLSPGYRAYDPREIFARTFPHKDLSEGFFIAKLIIR, from the coding sequence TTGTCTCATCATGATACTATCGCTAGCTTTTTAGCACGCATACTCTATGATGTAGAGAGGTATAGTATTTCTCTAGAGAAAGCATTTGTAAGAAGTTGTAGAGAGCTAGAATGCCCTAGAAATGCCGAAGAGCGTGAAAGGCTTTATCAGCTAGCGAAAGACTTTATAAAGAATATAATAAGAATTCGATGCATCTATGGCTCCAAGGTGAGCAGGAAGGAGATCGCAAGGCTCTATCTTAGAGGTGGTTGGAAGGAGAAGCAAGATCTAGAGTCTTGGTGTCTTCATTCGCTACCTAAATGGTTTTATGAGAAGATCAGAAATCTCGTAGGATCTGAAGAAGCTGAGAAGATCTTTACAAGCATGAATGAAAGGATTTTCTGGATAAGACTAAATACGTTAAAAGCTCCTGAAGAGAAGATAATAAGATCTCTAGAAGAAGACGGTGTTGAAATAGTTAGAGATAAAGATCTATGGTATCTCTATAGGATTGTAAAAAGTAGAAAACCCTTGAGAAGCGTAAGAGCTGTGAAAGAGTTCCTAGCAATACCCCAGGATAAGGCTTCATGTCTCGTAGTAGAAGCTTTGAAACCCGAGAAAAATGATAGAATTCTAGACATGTCCGCAGCTCCAGGTATCAAAACATCTCTTATAGCAATGCTCACCGATGACCAGGCATTGATACAGGCTCAAGATATCTCTAGAAAAAGAGTTCATATAATGAAAGATCTGATGAGAAGGTTTGGAGTAAAAAGATCTGTTGATATTATTCTGAGTGATAGCAGGTACACTCCTTCAAGAGAAAAGATCTTTGATAAAATACTCCTAGACGCGCCTTGTACTTCTTCGGGAGCTCTATGGAAAGATCCGGGAATAAGATTATCTCTTCTAAGAGAGGATAAGATTAGATACTATTCCTCTATACAGAAAGACCTGCTGAGAGAAGCATTAAAATTAGGAAGAGAGATAGTATACGCTACATGTTCTATACTGCCTGAAGAAGGAGAGTTAGTAGTATCCGAGATCATAGATAGGTCTGGGGATAGCATACAGCTCGAAAAGCCTTTGAAAAATCTCTCACCAGGATATAGAGCTTACGATCCTCGTGAAATATTTGCTAGAACTTTTCCTCACAAGGATCTATCAGAAGGATTCTTCATAGCTAAACTTATCATTAGATGA
- a CDS encoding transcription factor S, with product MEFCPRCGTLMKIEKNVAKCPKCGYEKIISGSSTRSVITTRIRHNPKEKMIVIEKESTRSNPVTRDVRCPKCGHNEAEFWFMQTRRSDEPPTRFYKCTRCGHVWREYE from the coding sequence CTGGAGTTCTGCCCTAGATGCGGGACTCTGATGAAGATTGAAAAGAACGTTGCGAAATGCCCTAAATGCGGTTATGAGAAGATTATCAGCGGATCTAGCACCAGAAGTGTTATCACTACGAGAATAAGACATAATCCTAAAGAGAAGATGATAGTCATAGAGAAAGAAAGCACCCGTAGTAATCCTGTCACTAGAGATGTAAGATGTCCTAAATGTGGGCATAACGAAGCTGAATTCTGGTTTATGCAGACTAGAAGAAGTGACGAACCTCCCACTAGATTCTATAAATGCACTAGATGTGGGCATGTATGGAGAGAGTACGAGTGA
- a CDS encoding DNA-directed RNA polymerase, with the protein MFRVYEVQDFVKIPPQRYGEDLKKIAEEILRNEYENRFFRDLGLVLMIYDVEIDELGLIIPGEGSTYHEVRFKILVYIPLVNEVVEGIVKDVRNIGLFVNIGPIDALIHISQVMDDKAVYDEATRRIVSEDGKRFFEVGDLVRGRITSVSIPPGREGEIRVAMTMRQSGLGKIMK; encoded by the coding sequence ATGTTTAGAGTGTACGAGGTGCAAGACTTCGTTAAAATACCTCCACAAAGGTATGGAGAAGATCTTAAAAAGATTGCTGAAGAGATCTTGAGAAATGAGTATGAAAATAGATTCTTTAGAGATCTAGGACTTGTACTTATGATCTATGATGTTGAGATAGATGAACTCGGACTTATAATACCCGGAGAAGGATCTACATATCATGAGGTTAGATTTAAAATATTGGTATACATACCTCTGGTCAATGAAGTAGTCGAGGGAATTGTAAAAGATGTGAGAAACATAGGCTTGTTCGTGAATATAGGACCTATAGATGCTCTTATTCATATAAGTCAGGTGATGGATGATAAAGCTGTATATGATGAAGCAACTAGAAGAATTGTCAGCGAGGATGGAAAGAGATTCTTTGAGGTAGGAGATCTAGTAAGAGGAAGGATCACATCTGTATCAATACCTCCCGGGAGAGAGGGAGAGATCAGAGTAGCGATGACCATGAGACAGAGTGGTTTAGGAAAGATAATGAAGTGA
- the spt4 gene encoding transcription elongation factor subunit Spt4 has translation MSRKSSSSRGLKACRSCKALVELSVDKCPVCGSTDFTEEWSGIIIIFDPERSRVASMLGIKKPGRYAIKLGGRY, from the coding sequence TTGAGTAGGAAAAGTTCTTCATCAAGAGGTCTTAAGGCTTGTAGAAGTTGTAAGGCTTTGGTAGAGCTTAGCGTAGATAAATGCCCTGTATGCGGATCTACCGATTTTACTGAGGAGTGGTCTGGCATAATTATAATATTTGATCCTGAGAGATCCAGGGTCGCATCAATGTTAGGTATCAAGAAGCCTGGAAGATACGCTATTAAACTTGGTGGAAGATATTAA
- a CDS encoding spermidine synthase yields MMKAYYIQPVSRNTVLGMKIRSVIYSGKTRYQEVEIIDFEDYGVGLVLDGFVQSTQVDEHIYHESLVHPAMILNSRAEDVLIIGGGEGATLREVLKHNTVRKAVMVDIDGELVELAKKFLGFMHQGAFYDPRAEIVIQDGSEYVRKTPDKQFDVIIIDLTDPYEPSGLARKLYSEEFYRDIKRISREDSVIVTQAGNAFYYPREYEDIVASLRKIFRYVGEYESWIPSFGYAVSYIIASDTIDPMKFSEEEFDRRLKRRGVSTRYINGVIFRSLILKGVSRKL; encoded by the coding sequence ATGATGAAAGCCTACTATATACAGCCTGTCTCGAGAAACACTGTGCTAGGTATGAAGATAAGATCTGTGATCTACAGTGGGAAGACTAGATATCAAGAGGTTGAGATAATAGACTTCGAGGACTATGGCGTCGGACTTGTCCTGGACGGATTCGTTCAATCAACTCAAGTTGATGAACATATATATCACGAATCCCTGGTTCACCCAGCAATGATCCTAAACTCGAGAGCGGAGGATGTTCTTATAATTGGAGGAGGTGAGGGAGCCACTCTTAGAGAAGTTCTCAAACATAATACTGTGAGAAAAGCTGTGATGGTAGATATAGATGGCGAGCTTGTTGAGCTAGCTAAAAAATTTCTAGGCTTCATGCATCAAGGAGCTTTCTACGATCCAAGAGCTGAGATAGTTATCCAAGATGGATCAGAATATGTGAGAAAGACACCTGATAAGCAATTCGATGTTATAATAATAGATCTCACAGATCCTTACGAACCATCAGGTCTCGCACGAAAGCTTTACAGTGAAGAATTCTACCGAGATATTAAGAGAATATCGAGAGAAGATAGTGTGATAGTCACCCAAGCCGGTAATGCTTTCTATTACCCAAGAGAATATGAGGACATAGTAGCTAGTCTTAGAAAAATCTTTAGATATGTAGGAGAATACGAGTCTTGGATACCCTCATTCGGCTACGCCGTTAGCTATATTATAGCTTCTGACACAATAGATCCGATGAAATTCTCTGAAGAGGAGTTCGACAGAAGACTAAAGAGAAGAGGTGTATCAACCAGATATATCAATGGTGTGATCTTCAGATCTCTGATTTTGAAAGGTGTTTCTCGCAAGCTCTGA
- a CDS encoding elongation factor EF-2, with protein sequence MVRYKTVEQILKIMRNIDQIRNIGIIAHVDHGKTTLTDTLLAAAGIISEKLAGEILALDYLNVEQQRGITVKAANISLYYEFEGKPYVINLIDTPGHVDFSGKVSRSLRVLDGAIVVVDAVEGVMTQTETVLRQALEERVRPLLFINKIDRLIRELRMSPKEIQDRFVQIIKEINNLIDVYGEPEYKEKWKIDPVKGHVAFGSAKDKIGVTIPYSQRKGVKISDIISAYEKGREAVEDLQKKIPLHEALLEMVIKHIPNPREAQKYRIPKIWKGSIDSEIGRAMMNADPEGPLVYIINDMRHDPHAGLVATGRILSGYVEEGREVYLINAKTSQRILQTSLYMGPFREPVDRIYAGNIAAVLGLDKARSGETAVEVSLKDSMVPFEKISYISEPVVTIAVEPKSPGELTKMVEALKKLIIEDPNLVLRINEESGEYLLSGMGQVHLEVALTLLKENFGVEVKTSTPLIIYRETVRSSSQVLEGKSPNKHNKLYISVEPLNEETIRLIATGEISEDQDPRERAKILRDKAGWDYDEARRIWAIDENINVMVDRTTGIQYLREVRDTIIQGFRLAMREGPLAMEPVRGVKVILHDAVIHEDPAHRGPAQLYPATRNPIYAGMLLSKPTLLEPIQKVDIKIPLDYMGEVTAIISRKRGRILEVTELYGNWIRIIAEIPIAESMDLTQQLRGATAGRALWGTEFSRWSPVPDNMLAELVASIRTRKGLKPEPPRPEDFLGL encoded by the coding sequence GTGGTCAGATACAAGACTGTAGAGCAGATCCTTAAGATAATGAGAAACATAGATCAGATTAGGAACATAGGTATAATAGCCCATGTGGATCATGGGAAGACAACATTGACAGACACACTACTAGCAGCAGCAGGTATAATATCTGAAAAACTTGCTGGAGAGATTCTAGCTCTAGATTATCTCAATGTAGAACAGCAGAGAGGTATAACAGTTAAGGCTGCTAACATAAGTCTTTACTATGAGTTTGAGGGAAAACCATATGTGATTAATCTAATAGATACTCCGGGTCATGTTGATTTTAGTGGTAAGGTTTCTAGAAGTTTAAGAGTTCTTGACGGAGCTATAGTAGTTGTAGATGCTGTAGAAGGTGTTATGACGCAAACTGAGACGGTTCTTAGGCAAGCTCTCGAGGAGAGGGTGAGACCGCTTCTATTCATAAACAAGATAGATAGATTGATCAGAGAGCTTAGAATGTCTCCTAAAGAGATTCAGGATAGATTCGTTCAGATTATTAAAGAGATAAATAATCTTATAGATGTCTATGGAGAGCCTGAGTATAAGGAGAAGTGGAAGATCGATCCTGTTAAAGGTCATGTAGCATTTGGATCCGCTAAAGATAAGATAGGCGTCACAATACCCTACTCCCAGAGGAAGGGGGTTAAGATAAGTGATATTATCTCAGCATATGAGAAGGGTAGGGAAGCTGTTGAGGATCTTCAGAAGAAAATACCATTGCATGAAGCACTTCTAGAGATGGTTATCAAACACATTCCAAATCCAAGAGAAGCTCAGAAGTATAGAATACCCAAGATCTGGAAAGGCTCTATCGATAGTGAGATTGGTAGAGCTATGATGAACGCGGATCCCGAAGGCCCTCTAGTTTATATTATAAACGATATGAGACATGACCCTCACGCAGGACTTGTAGCTACTGGAAGAATTCTATCAGGATACGTCGAAGAAGGTAGAGAGGTTTATCTTATTAATGCGAAAACTTCTCAGAGAATTCTCCAAACAAGTCTTTATATGGGCCCATTCAGAGAACCTGTCGATAGAATATATGCTGGAAATATAGCAGCTGTACTCGGTCTTGATAAGGCTAGGTCTGGTGAGACTGCTGTTGAAGTTTCTCTTAAAGATAGCATGGTTCCATTCGAGAAGATCTCTTATATTTCTGAGCCTGTCGTAACCATTGCTGTCGAGCCTAAAAGTCCTGGAGAACTGACTAAAATGGTTGAAGCTTTGAAGAAGCTGATCATAGAAGATCCTAATTTAGTGCTCAGGATTAATGAAGAATCCGGTGAGTATCTGCTCTCGGGAATGGGGCAGGTTCATCTAGAGGTTGCACTCACACTGCTAAAAGAGAATTTTGGTGTTGAAGTTAAAACTTCAACACCTCTGATCATATATAGAGAGACTGTGAGATCTTCTTCACAAGTTCTTGAAGGTAAGTCTCCTAACAAGCATAATAAGCTTTATATAAGTGTTGAGCCTTTAAATGAAGAAACTATAAGATTAATTGCTACAGGAGAGATCTCAGAAGATCAGGATCCTAGAGAGAGAGCTAAGATTCTCAGAGACAAAGCTGGATGGGATTATGATGAAGCGAGAAGAATTTGGGCTATAGATGAGAATATTAATGTGATGGTTGACAGAACTACGGGAATTCAATATCTCAGAGAAGTAAGAGACACTATAATTCAAGGCTTCAGACTTGCAATGAGAGAAGGTCCTCTAGCTATGGAGCCTGTGAGAGGTGTCAAGGTGATTTTACATGACGCAGTAATACACGAAGATCCAGCTCACAGAGGACCTGCGCAGCTTTATCCTGCTACTAGAAACCCCATATACGCTGGCATGCTTCTCTCAAAACCAACACTTCTAGAGCCTATACAAAAAGTAGATATAAAGATCCCTCTAGATTACATGGGAGAAGTCACAGCTATTATAAGTAGGAAGAGAGGTAGAATTCTCGAGGTGACAGAACTCTATGGAAACTGGATCAGAATAATAGCTGAGATACCAATAGCAGAGAGCATGGACCTTACACAACAGCTCAGAGGAGCTACAGCGGGTAGAGCTCTCTGGGGGACTGAGTTCAGCAGATGGTCGCCAGTACCAGACAACATGTTAGCCGAACTAGTCGCTAGCATAAGAACTAGGAAAGGATTGAAACCAGAACCTCCTAGACCTGAAGACTTCCTAGGACTATAG
- the cca gene encoding CCA tRNA nucleotidyltransferase, translated as MESILESVLRRLRPSEREIMRAREIFEELKKELEPYFRDVNASIQLHGSVEKGTAISGELDLDIFVLIPSELGKEWIRKEFIRRAGKALERYNPEERYAEHPYLRVKFSEGFEADIVPGLRISDPRMSVTAVDRTPFHTELIKKIFDEKMRDEVRLLKRFMKGVGVYGAEVRVGGFSGYLAELLIARFKSFLSVLENASRWRGRVVLSLEESEDPRILKKLFPDAALIYPDPVDPRRNAAAAVRRDTLARFILASKLFLEEPSEYFFYPSSIPPDIIKRVLKERCTIVAELKLLHKDSPDNIWGQLLRIKRRCFNTLNGEGYEPHYIDVLWNERDNPILFVELPLEYCFKDYILRVVEGPYADNEESSNFIRKRIAFGEGFWIREGRLYGYRKRSRKDLMDKIRDLVNTGGVSLNRFVDSEELIKDLGEDYIIQLGEAVLKIPRFLFHKLVV; from the coding sequence ATTGAGAGTATTCTCGAGAGTGTTTTGAGAAGGCTAAGACCTTCAGAGAGAGAGATAATGAGAGCTAGAGAAATTTTCGAGGAGTTGAAGAAAGAGTTAGAACCTTACTTTAGAGATGTTAATGCCTCTATTCAGCTTCATGGATCTGTTGAGAAAGGTACTGCAATATCAGGAGAACTGGATCTAGATATATTTGTTTTGATCCCTAGCGAGCTCGGCAAAGAGTGGATTAGGAAAGAGTTTATAAGAAGAGCTGGAAAAGCTCTTGAGAGATACAATCCAGAAGAGAGATACGCAGAACATCCTTATCTTAGAGTGAAATTTTCTGAAGGTTTTGAAGCTGATATAGTTCCAGGACTTAGAATTAGTGATCCCAGGATGAGTGTGACTGCAGTAGATCGTACTCCTTTTCATACAGAACTTATAAAAAAGATCTTTGATGAGAAGATGAGAGATGAGGTAAGACTTCTTAAGAGATTTATGAAAGGTGTAGGAGTTTACGGAGCTGAGGTTAGAGTAGGAGGTTTCTCAGGATATCTTGCGGAGCTTCTAATAGCTAGATTCAAGAGTTTTCTATCTGTTCTAGAGAATGCATCTAGATGGAGAGGTAGAGTTGTTCTCTCTCTAGAAGAATCCGAGGATCCAAGAATTCTTAAAAAGCTCTTCCCTGACGCAGCCCTTATATATCCAGATCCTGTGGATCCTAGGAGAAATGCAGCTGCAGCTGTTAGAAGAGATACATTGGCGAGATTTATTCTGGCTTCAAAACTCTTTCTAGAAGAACCTTCTGAGTATTTCTTCTATCCATCTAGCATACCCCCGGATATTATAAAGAGAGTTCTCAAGGAGAGATGTACAATAGTTGCAGAATTAAAACTTCTTCATAAAGATTCTCCTGATAATATATGGGGTCAGCTACTTAGGATAAAGAGAAGATGTTTCAATACACTCAATGGTGAGGGATACGAGCCTCATTATATTGATGTGCTCTGGAATGAGAGAGATAATCCTATTCTATTTGTTGAATTACCTCTGGAGTATTGTTTCAAGGATTATATACTAAGAGTTGTTGAGGGACCTTACGCTGATAATGAGGAGAGTTCTAATTTCATTAGAAAAAGGATTGCATTCGGTGAAGGTTTCTGGATTAGAGAAGGAAGGCTTTACGGCTATAGAAAGAGGAGTAGAAAAGATCTGATGGATAAGATCAGGGATCTTGTTAATACAGGAGGGGTGTCCCTTAACAGGTTTGTCGACAGCGAGGAACTTATAAAAGATCTTGGCGAGGACTATATCATACAGCTTGGAGAAGCTGTTCTGAAGATTCCTAGATTTCTTTTCCATAAATTGGTAGTCTGA